A genomic stretch from Telmatocola sphagniphila includes:
- a CDS encoding Ni/Fe hydrogenase subunit alpha — protein sequence MDSVPHRRKIIIDPVTRVEGHGKVTIRLDEKGQVEQARFHVVEFRGFEKFIQGRPFREVPVVIQRLCGICPVSHHLCAAKAMDKVIGVDRVPVRADKMRRLMHHGQILQSNALHFFHLASPDLLFGFDSPAAQRNIVGLAQRYPELAKRAILIRSFGQEVIAATGGRKIHTNSAIPGGFNQQLDASRRDELRQKVDQILGWTQEALELCQTIAREDWKRHSEFGSFPSSYMSLVGTDGAMDLYDGWLRAIDREGKIIFDGVKPEQYCDVLVEEVRSWSYMKFPHIRSLGKEEGWYRVGPLAQINCCSHIATPLAEQERQRFLKAGWGYPVHATLAYHWARIICMIHALEVIHTFLNDADLLQGELVAKGIRRKEGIAWIEAPRGTLFHHYTVGEDDLVKSANLIVSTTSNNEALNRSVTKVAEDYLSGQEITEGLLNHVEVAIRAYDPCLSCATHAIGKMPLVAILEGPDGQELTRRYRV from the coding sequence ATGGACTCCGTACCTCATCGTCGCAAGATCATCATAGATCCCGTAACCCGAGTGGAAGGGCACGGCAAAGTGACCATTCGCCTGGATGAAAAAGGACAGGTAGAACAGGCCCGCTTCCACGTCGTCGAATTTCGAGGATTCGAAAAATTCATTCAGGGTCGGCCGTTCCGAGAAGTTCCCGTCGTAATTCAACGGCTGTGCGGTATCTGTCCCGTTAGCCATCATCTTTGCGCGGCCAAGGCAATGGATAAGGTCATTGGGGTAGATCGCGTGCCGGTCCGCGCAGATAAAATGCGCCGACTGATGCATCATGGTCAAATCCTCCAGTCGAATGCTCTGCATTTCTTCCACCTGGCCTCTCCGGATTTGTTATTCGGTTTTGATTCGCCGGCAGCTCAACGAAATATCGTTGGACTGGCGCAGCGATATCCCGAGTTGGCCAAGCGAGCGATCCTCATTCGAAGCTTTGGCCAGGAAGTGATCGCGGCTACCGGTGGCCGCAAAATCCACACGAACTCGGCCATCCCTGGCGGCTTCAATCAGCAACTCGATGCGTCGCGAAGAGATGAACTCCGGCAAAAGGTCGATCAAATTTTGGGCTGGACGCAGGAAGCCCTGGAGTTATGCCAGACCATCGCCCGGGAAGATTGGAAAAGGCACTCGGAATTCGGCAGTTTTCCCTCCAGCTATATGAGCCTGGTGGGAACTGATGGGGCAATGGATCTTTATGATGGGTGGTTGCGGGCAATCGATCGAGAGGGCAAAATCATATTCGATGGAGTGAAGCCGGAGCAATATTGTGATGTTCTAGTGGAAGAAGTTCGATCCTGGAGCTATATGAAGTTCCCGCATATCAGATCGCTGGGTAAAGAAGAGGGATGGTATCGAGTTGGACCGCTGGCTCAGATCAATTGCTGTTCACATATTGCTACCCCGTTAGCCGAGCAGGAAAGACAGCGCTTTTTGAAGGCCGGCTGGGGTTACCCGGTTCATGCGACGCTCGCTTATCATTGGGCGCGAATTATTTGCATGATCCATGCGTTGGAAGTAATTCACACGTTCCTAAACGATGCGGATTTACTTCAGGGAGAATTGGTAGCTAAGGGTATCCGACGAAAAGAGGGAATTGCATGGATCGAAGCCCCGCGAGGCACGTTATTCCACCACTACACGGTGGGTGAAGACGACCTGGTGAAGAGTGCGAACTTGATTGTCTCGACAACCAGCAACAACGAGGCTTTGAATCGTTCGGTAACCAAGGTGGCCGAGGATTATCTCTCCGGACAGGAAATTACCGAAGGGTTACTAAATCACGTCGAAGTCGCGATACGGGCCTACGATCCTTGTTTATCATGTGCGACGCATGCCATCGGGAAGATGCCGCTTGTCGCGATTCTCGAAGGACCCGATGGGCAGGAACTCACACGTCGATATCGCGTATGA
- a CDS encoding hydrogenase maturation protease has protein sequence MIEPDFRGKGWIVGYGNPGRQDDGLGPEAIRKLREWNLPDVFLEDCYCLNLEDAQTAKDYDFWIFIDAAISEDEPFRLTVVLPQDETSFSTHILRPETLLAICQKFFGTSPRSYLLTLRGYEFEFEEGLTEKAQLNLQKALDYLRTLFHKSIEKQIIATNATAQKSKDD, from the coding sequence ATGATTGAACCCGATTTCCGAGGAAAGGGGTGGATCGTCGGCTACGGAAATCCGGGTCGGCAGGACGATGGTTTGGGTCCGGAGGCTATCCGCAAGCTTCGGGAGTGGAATCTGCCCGACGTATTCCTTGAAGATTGCTACTGTTTGAATCTCGAAGATGCTCAGACCGCGAAGGATTACGATTTCTGGATCTTCATCGATGCCGCGATATCCGAGGATGAACCGTTTCGACTGACAGTAGTGTTACCTCAGGATGAGACTAGCTTCTCTACGCATATCCTGAGACCGGAGACACTTCTGGCGATCTGCCAGAAATTCTTTGGCACATCCCCGCGAAGTTATTTGCTCACGCTTCGCGGATACGAATTTGAGTTTGAAGAGGGATTGACGGAAAAGGCACAATTGAATTTGCAAAAAGCGCTCGATTATCTTCGAACGCTTTTCCATAAAAGTATCGAAAAGCAGATCATCGCGACGAATGCTACAGCACAAAAATCAAAGGACGATTGA